One genomic window of Desulfatibacillum aliphaticivorans DSM 15576 includes the following:
- the mtnA gene encoding S-methyl-5-thioribose-1-phosphate isomerase, with amino-acid sequence MNVNGKWYRAIWPNEHDPETVEIIDQRKLPHRFEIVGLTTVKKTIQAIRDMYVRGAPLIGATGAWGVYLAVVNMKDAENPLQYLKEECFKISNARPTAVNLEWAVKAMEAAILEKSNVEDWIKAAWSKAIEITEAEVKNCRQIGVHGSPLIEEISKNKNGKTVNILTHCNAGWLACVDHGTATAPIYAAFDKGIDVHVWVDETRPLNQGSRLTAWELGQHGVPHTIITDNAGGHLMQHGKVDMVIVGTDRTTHTGDVANKVGTYLKALAAKDNNVPFYVALPSSTIDWEMKNGVKDIPIENRDPDEVRKVWGLHDGHLVDVLVPPEESPALNVAFDVTPARLVTGLITERGLCKASEEGVRSLFPDKMK; translated from the coding sequence ATGAATGTCAATGGAAAGTGGTACAGGGCCATATGGCCTAATGAGCACGACCCGGAAACCGTCGAGATTATTGACCAGCGCAAACTTCCGCACCGGTTTGAAATTGTGGGCCTGACCACCGTGAAAAAAACCATCCAGGCCATTCGCGACATGTACGTGCGAGGCGCGCCCCTGATCGGGGCCACGGGCGCCTGGGGAGTTTACCTTGCCGTGGTTAACATGAAGGATGCGGAAAATCCTCTCCAATATCTCAAGGAGGAGTGCTTTAAAATCAGCAACGCCAGGCCCACCGCCGTCAACCTGGAATGGGCGGTGAAAGCCATGGAAGCGGCAATCCTGGAAAAATCGAATGTGGAAGATTGGATAAAGGCCGCCTGGTCTAAAGCCATCGAGATTACGGAAGCGGAAGTGAAGAATTGCCGCCAGATCGGCGTGCACGGATCTCCGCTTATTGAAGAAATCAGTAAAAATAAGAATGGCAAGACGGTCAACATCCTCACGCACTGCAATGCGGGTTGGCTGGCCTGCGTGGACCACGGAACCGCCACGGCGCCCATTTACGCCGCCTTTGACAAGGGGATTGACGTGCATGTTTGGGTGGACGAAACCCGCCCCCTGAACCAGGGCTCCAGGCTGACCGCATGGGAATTGGGACAGCACGGAGTTCCCCACACCATCATTACCGATAACGCCGGCGGGCATCTGATGCAGCACGGCAAGGTGGATATGGTGATTGTGGGCACGGACAGAACGACCCATACCGGAGACGTGGCTAACAAAGTGGGAACCTATTTAAAAGCCCTGGCCGCCAAAGACAACAACGTTCCCTTTTACGTGGCGCTGCCTTCCAGCACAATTGACTGGGAAATGAAAAACGGCGTAAAAGACATCCCCATTGAAAACAGGGACCCGGACGAAGTCAGAAAGGTGTGGGGCCTGCATGACGGCCATCTTGTGGACGTATTGGTTCCGCCGGAGGAAAGCCCGGCCCTTAATGTGGCCTTTGACGTGACTCCCGCCCGTCTTGTAACCGGGCTTATTACGGAAAGAGGGCTTTGCAAGGCTTCGGAGGAAGGCGTGCGGTCGCTTTTTCCCGATAAAATGAAATAG
- the ade gene encoding adenine deaminase, giving the protein MIDDQVIAAARGDIPCDLVLKNAQIVNVFSGEIQKGDVAVQGGKVAALDSRDAKITVDLEGRFLTPGLIDAHVHIESSMVSPYQYARTVILHGTTAVIADPHEIANVMGVDGVSYMIQAAEGAPVGIFYAVPSCVPATHLETAGASLETKDILPFLEHPKIVGLAEMMNFPGVIYRDPEVLAKINAAKSHRKTVDGHAPGLSGADLQAYLAAGAASDHECTTPEEALEKLASGMRIMIRQGTGAKNLNDLLPIVTEQNSRRIMFCSDDRHPYDLLEKGHINIMVARSIRQGVDPVTAIRMASLNTAEYFGLRDRGGIAPGMRADLLVVPDLVDFHVQDVYSGGVKVVEDGCGLPSPMDPPPRPQTSSMNVNLDSLDFTIKAGSGKARIIKLIPDQVVTAAMTGDVLQKNGEALSDPAHDILKIAVVERHKGTGNIGLGFVNGFGLRKGALASSVAHDSHNIIVVGVDDVDMKAAVKAVADMGGGLAAAAGGKALSVCPLPIAGLMSDQPMEQVRHSLDALMKTAGELGAKAEDPFMSLSFLALPVIPELKITDKGLVDVNLFNFVSLFE; this is encoded by the coding sequence ATGATAGACGATCAAGTTATTGCCGCCGCCAGGGGAGACATCCCTTGCGACCTTGTTTTAAAAAACGCACAGATAGTTAATGTTTTTTCAGGCGAAATTCAAAAAGGGGACGTGGCCGTCCAAGGCGGAAAGGTTGCAGCCCTTGACTCTCGCGACGCCAAAATAACGGTTGACCTTGAGGGGCGCTTTTTAACGCCCGGCCTTATTGATGCTCATGTTCATATTGAAAGCTCCATGGTCAGCCCGTATCAATACGCCCGCACGGTTATTTTGCACGGAACCACGGCCGTCATCGCCGATCCCCACGAGATAGCCAACGTGATGGGCGTGGATGGCGTTTCATACATGATTCAAGCGGCGGAAGGAGCGCCCGTCGGCATTTTCTACGCCGTTCCCTCGTGCGTGCCGGCCACGCACCTGGAAACCGCCGGCGCATCCCTGGAGACCAAGGACATCCTGCCGTTTCTGGAGCATCCGAAAATCGTGGGTTTGGCCGAAATGATGAATTTCCCTGGCGTCATCTACCGCGATCCGGAAGTGCTGGCAAAAATAAACGCCGCAAAATCGCATAGAAAAACCGTGGACGGCCACGCGCCGGGTTTATCCGGTGCGGATCTGCAGGCCTATCTGGCCGCCGGAGCGGCAAGCGATCATGAGTGCACCACCCCGGAAGAAGCCCTGGAGAAGTTGGCCAGCGGCATGCGCATCATGATCCGCCAGGGGACGGGCGCCAAGAACCTGAACGACCTGCTGCCTATCGTCACGGAGCAAAACAGCCGCAGAATCATGTTTTGCTCGGATGACAGGCATCCCTACGACCTTTTGGAGAAGGGCCACATCAACATTATGGTGGCCCGAAGCATCCGGCAAGGCGTGGACCCGGTGACGGCGATCCGCATGGCCAGCTTGAACACGGCGGAATATTTCGGCCTGAGGGACAGGGGCGGAATCGCTCCCGGCATGCGGGCGGACCTGTTGGTCGTACCCGATCTTGTGGATTTTCACGTGCAGGACGTGTACTCCGGCGGCGTTAAGGTTGTGGAAGACGGCTGCGGCCTGCCGTCCCCCATGGACCCGCCCCCCAGGCCCCAGACCAGTTCCATGAACGTGAACCTGGACAGCCTGGATTTCACCATCAAAGCCGGATCGGGGAAAGCCCGCATCATCAAGCTGATTCCCGATCAGGTTGTGACGGCGGCCATGACTGGGGATGTACTGCAAAAGAACGGCGAAGCCCTTTCAGACCCCGCCCATGACATTCTGAAAATCGCTGTTGTGGAGCGTCATAAAGGGACCGGAAACATTGGGCTTGGATTCGTCAACGGCTTTGGATTGCGAAAAGGCGCCCTGGCTTCCAGCGTGGCCCACGACTCGCACAATATCATTGTTGTCGGGGTTGACGACGTTGACATGAAAGCCGCCGTTAAAGCCGTAGCGGACATGGGCGGAGGGCTGGCCGCTGCAGCTGGGGGAAAGGCTTTGTCCGTCTGCCCTTTGCCCATAGCGGGCCTCATGAGCGACCAACCCATGGAGCAGGTGCGGCATAGCCTGGACGCTTTGATGAAAACAGCCGGAGAGCTGGGAGCCAAGGCGGAAGATCCGTTCATGAGCCTGAGTTTTTTAGCGTTGCCGGTTATTCCTGAGTTGAAAATTACGGACAAGGGTTTGGTGGACGTCAACCTCTTTAATTTTGTTTCACTTTTTGAATAA
- a CDS encoding diguanylate cyclase: MENKSIPLESVLIVDDDKPAREALYEMVLTAGYKAAAAPSAESALEILARHPVELVLTDIHMPDMNGLELTAAVKERFDADVVVLTGFADSHTYEEAIGRGASDFLLKPVRLPELKARIQRVFRERRLWKEREALMEQLKKLSITDGLTNLYNRRHFYRQLSTEANRAERYGRVLSLLFFDVDSFKKFNDTYGHLAGDEALKSIARATENCLRVADSIFRYGGEEFAVVLPETSGEQAIIAGQRLRNDIDQLRLPISEEETAKVTVSIGVTEFSPGEEMERCVKRADMAMYNSKRSGGNQVQFIPPDE, encoded by the coding sequence GTGGAAAACAAAAGCATTCCATTGGAAAGCGTTTTGATAGTGGATGACGACAAACCGGCCCGTGAGGCCCTGTACGAAATGGTCCTCACGGCCGGTTATAAAGCCGCTGCAGCGCCGAGCGCTGAAAGCGCCCTTGAAATACTTGCAAGGCATCCCGTCGAACTGGTCCTGACAGATATCCACATGCCGGACATGAACGGACTGGAATTGACGGCCGCCGTCAAGGAGCGTTTTGACGCGGACGTTGTGGTCCTGACCGGTTTTGCGGACAGCCATACCTATGAGGAAGCCATAGGAAGGGGCGCCAGCGACTTTTTATTGAAACCCGTAAGGCTGCCGGAGTTGAAGGCGCGCATTCAGAGAGTTTTTCGGGAGCGTAGACTCTGGAAGGAACGGGAAGCCCTGATGGAGCAGTTGAAAAAATTGTCCATCACGGACGGGCTGACCAACCTGTACAACCGGCGGCATTTTTACAGGCAGTTAAGCACGGAGGCCAACCGCGCGGAGCGTTACGGGCGGGTGCTGTCCCTCTTGTTTTTTGACGTGGACTCCTTTAAAAAGTTTAACGATACATACGGGCATCTTGCCGGGGACGAGGCGCTTAAAAGCATCGCCCGAGCCACGGAAAACTGCCTGCGCGTGGCGGATTCCATTTTTCGATACGGCGGCGAGGAGTTTGCGGTTGTATTGCCTGAAACCTCGGGCGAACAAGCGATTATTGCAGGCCAGCGCCTCAGAAACGACATTGATCAACTTCGCCTGCCAATTAGTGAAGAAGAAACGGCCAAAGTCACCGTCAGCATAGGAGTTACCGAGTTTTCCCCCGGAGAGGAAATGGAGCGTTGCGTAAAGCGGGCCGACATGGCCATGTACAACTCCAAGCGAAGCGGGGGAAACCAGGTCCAGTTTATCCCGCCGGATGAATAA
- a CDS encoding SDR family oxidoreductase has translation MVDFSLKGKYALITGASRGIGEAIAMALGQYGAHCILVSRKMEALEAVAAKMKEKGYEATPLACNMGYVDKVDALFAEVKERFGKIDILVNNAAANPYFGDMLGADEGVWDKTWAVNVKGPFFMIQYAAKLMMETQTKGAIVNVASIAGIRPAEFQGIYSTTKAALIHLTKAYAKELAPHGIRVNGLAPGLTETKFASALFTNKEIYDHATSAIPMHRHAVPEEMAGTVLYLVSDASSFTTGEVIVVDGGMVI, from the coding sequence ATGGTAGATTTTTCCCTTAAAGGCAAGTATGCACTTATCACCGGCGCCAGCAGAGGCATTGGTGAAGCTATTGCCATGGCCTTGGGGCAGTACGGCGCCCACTGCATTCTGGTGAGCCGAAAAATGGAAGCCTTGGAAGCCGTGGCCGCCAAAATGAAGGAAAAGGGCTACGAAGCCACCCCCCTCGCCTGCAACATGGGGTATGTGGATAAAGTGGATGCTTTGTTTGCGGAGGTGAAGGAGCGGTTCGGCAAAATCGACATTTTGGTGAACAATGCGGCCGCCAATCCGTACTTTGGAGATATGCTCGGCGCTGACGAAGGGGTTTGGGATAAAACATGGGCGGTCAACGTCAAGGGCCCCTTTTTCATGATTCAATACGCCGCAAAGCTCATGATGGAAACCCAGACCAAGGGCGCCATCGTCAACGTGGCTTCCATCGCCGGCATCCGGCCTGCGGAGTTCCAGGGCATCTACTCCACCACCAAGGCCGCCCTTATCCATTTGACCAAGGCTTACGCCAAGGAGCTGGCGCCCCACGGAATTCGCGTCAACGGCCTGGCGCCCGGCCTGACGGAGACCAAGTTCGCCAGCGCTTTGTTTACCAATAAAGAGATCTACGATCATGCAACGTCCGCCATCCCCATGCATCGCCACGCCGTTCCGGAGGAAATGGCCGGAACCGTGTTGTATCTGGTGTCGGACGCTTCTTCCTTCACCACGGGAGAAGTTATTGTAGTGGACGGTGGTATGGTAATTTAA
- a CDS encoding tetratricopeptide repeat protein: protein MAPEVKDYLAGQPSPSWQEYRSGSDASPPPPPETPKLPNYKQAGPKTFSVAAFMIVVVLVMVCILVVFRSHQAREHEARMAQRAALEQSAKERKADIAGNRANAKKPPQAHKEKTVDQKALELTKHGTLAFRESDYDQAEKDFRQALSLIQKSESLASRALIGAYNNLAFALEKQDREDEAELYFLMALKEAEDRNKPDDLGVAHAKQGLIRIQIRQGRLDNVEAMYDDAIRIWDVQRGEGNGNSISLMLDKVRFLDSIGKSGEAAELLEKARAFRKMHDPPPKPVYDDEGSQVVNLSIALKFKPVRPSSKGPNGAWIPGTDSLSPIRPEGVIKEPDYQGIERRYGAMELGVPRFTYYFALDRSSGPHPVIYFDKNHNGDLSDDGPPILNQGTGFFAAAVSIPFSTIHERYKGKESFNIWFYMRENDWDGAASHYSQTQLRGSVTIQDQTYTAYLTDTRINDGDFTNDGIYLDIDEDGKIDSETEHIGFGQTLDLGGQSYRFLITP from the coding sequence ATGGCGCCCGAAGTGAAGGACTACCTGGCCGGTCAGCCGTCGCCGTCTTGGCAAGAGTATCGGTCCGGCAGCGATGCGTCTCCCCCGCCTCCCCCTGAAACGCCCAAATTGCCGAATTATAAACAAGCCGGGCCGAAAACCTTTTCCGTAGCCGCGTTTATGATCGTGGTCGTGTTGGTCATGGTTTGCATTTTGGTGGTGTTCAGATCGCACCAGGCCAGGGAGCATGAAGCCCGAATGGCCCAAAGGGCCGCCTTGGAGCAGTCGGCAAAAGAAAGAAAGGCCGACATCGCCGGGAATCGGGCGAATGCAAAAAAGCCTCCCCAGGCGCATAAGGAAAAAACCGTCGACCAAAAAGCGCTGGAACTGACCAAACACGGGACCCTTGCCTTTCGCGAGTCTGACTATGATCAGGCGGAGAAGGACTTCCGGCAGGCCCTGTCCCTTATTCAGAAGTCCGAGTCTTTGGCTTCCAGAGCTCTAATAGGGGCGTACAACAATCTGGCTTTCGCCTTGGAAAAACAGGATCGGGAAGACGAGGCGGAACTCTATTTTTTAATGGCTTTGAAGGAGGCTGAGGATCGAAACAAGCCTGATGACCTGGGCGTGGCCCATGCAAAGCAAGGCCTGATTCGGATACAAATCAGGCAGGGGCGCCTGGATAACGTGGAAGCCATGTACGACGACGCCATCAGGATTTGGGACGTTCAACGCGGCGAAGGCAACGGCAATTCCATCAGCCTCATGCTGGACAAAGTCCGCTTTTTGGATTCCATAGGAAAGAGCGGGGAGGCCGCCGAACTGCTGGAAAAGGCCAGGGCTTTTCGGAAAATGCATGATCCTCCCCCCAAGCCCGTTTACGACGATGAGGGCAGCCAGGTGGTCAACCTTTCCATCGCCCTTAAATTCAAGCCGGTCCGGCCAAGCTCAAAAGGCCCCAACGGCGCATGGATTCCAGGCACGGACTCGCTATCGCCCATTCGGCCTGAGGGGGTCATAAAGGAGCCGGATTACCAGGGGATAGAACGCCGGTACGGCGCCATGGAGTTGGGCGTACCCCGCTTCACCTATTATTTCGCCCTGGACAGAAGCTCCGGCCCCCACCCCGTGATCTATTTTGACAAAAACCACAACGGGGACCTTTCGGACGACGGCCCCCCGATTCTGAATCAGGGAACCGGGTTTTTTGCGGCCGCCGTCAGTATTCCGTTTTCCACAATTCACGAGCGGTACAAGGGTAAAGAATCGTTCAATATTTGGTTTTACATGAGGGAAAACGACTGGGACGGCGCGGCCAGCCATTACAGCCAGACCCAGTTGCGCGGCTCGGTGACAATTCAGGATCAGACTTACACAGCATATCTTACGGACACCCGGATCAATGACGGGGATTTTACCAATGACGGCATTTATCTGGACATTGATGAGGACGGGAAGATAGATTCGGAGACGGAGCACATTGGCTTCGGTCAAACCCTTGATTTGGGAGGCCAAAGCTATCGTTTTTTGATCACGCCATAG
- a CDS encoding MBL fold metallo-hydrolase, translating to MAEMYPKQFSEHVWILVNQGYPIFLVKGNKECALVEGSLSCAAPMAMAQFQEIGVDVPLKYLLVAHEHSDHVCGFVTLKKESPELIIAGSQIAADILAKEKVMTKFVIEDKVFGDVLLGLNLVDSSPEMLPPEPMVLDEIIEPGRVLDLGGVTIEAIATPGHSPGSLSFFVEPDKTLLMSDAAGLGGSLTQVYPMFFYSFEKSVKSLKTLKATNPERLALGHDLVVEGADDCQAFLDRAIAATYEMQADMKEQLAQGRTEDEVALDWAHRMHAFGMFELFPDENLMSYTSLLLKRALEA from the coding sequence ATGGCAGAGATGTACCCAAAACAATTTTCCGAACATGTGTGGATACTCGTAAATCAGGGATACCCGATTTTTTTAGTCAAAGGAAACAAGGAATGCGCTTTGGTGGAGGGCAGCCTGTCGTGCGCCGCCCCCATGGCCATGGCCCAGTTTCAGGAAATTGGCGTGGACGTTCCGCTAAAATATCTGCTGGTGGCTCACGAGCATTCGGACCACGTTTGCGGCTTTGTGACCCTGAAAAAAGAAAGCCCTGAACTCATTATTGCCGGCTCGCAGATTGCGGCGGACATCCTGGCCAAAGAAAAGGTCATGACCAAGTTTGTCATAGAAGACAAGGTGTTCGGGGATGTGTTGCTGGGCCTGAATCTGGTTGATTCCAGCCCGGAAATGCTTCCGCCGGAACCCATGGTCCTGGACGAGATCATAGAGCCGGGGCGGGTTTTGGATCTCGGAGGGGTGACTATAGAGGCCATTGCAACGCCCGGTCACTCGCCGGGCAGCCTGTCTTTTTTTGTAGAGCCGGACAAAACCCTGCTTATGTCGGACGCCGCCGGCCTGGGGGGAAGCCTGACCCAGGTCTACCCCATGTTTTTTTATAGCTTTGAAAAGTCTGTGAAGTCTTTGAAAACGCTCAAGGCGACCAATCCCGAAAGGCTCGCTCTTGGGCACGACCTGGTTGTGGAAGGCGCGGACGACTGCCAGGCTTTTCTGGATCGCGCCATTGCCGCAACATACGAAATGCAGGCGGACATGAAAGAGCAACTGGCCCAGGGGCGTACGGAAGACGAGGTCGCTCTGGACTGGGCTCACAGGATGCACGCCTTTGGGATGTTTGAGCTTTTTCCTGACGAAAATCTGATGTCCTACACCAGCCTTTTGCTAAAAAGGGCTTTGGAAGCCTGA
- a CDS encoding NfeD family protein — MIEAITSPILIWFIIGLALILAEFAVPGIILIFFGIGAWVVSAMCAVIDASLNTQLFVFLISSVLSLALLRTWVKKTFVGNAMDGESSFNSDELVGQKAVTVHEIKPGFTGKVEFRGTRWNAVADELIEESQPVEIVRQENITLVVKPIKNADQ; from the coding sequence ATGATCGAAGCAATTACCAGCCCCATTTTAATTTGGTTTATCATTGGCTTGGCTCTGATTCTTGCAGAGTTCGCCGTGCCGGGCATTATTTTGATTTTTTTCGGCATTGGCGCCTGGGTGGTCAGCGCCATGTGCGCGGTAATTGACGCCTCTCTGAACACCCAGTTGTTCGTGTTCTTGATCTCCTCGGTTCTTTCATTGGCGCTTTTGCGGACATGGGTGAAAAAAACCTTTGTAGGGAACGCCATGGACGGGGAAAGCTCTTTTAACAGCGACGAGCTTGTGGGTCAAAAAGCAGTAACCGTTCATGAAATCAAGCCGGGTTTTACGGGCAAAGTGGAGTTCCGGGGCACACGTTGGAACGCTGTGGCCGATGAGTTGATAGAGGAATCTCAGCCTGTGGAAATCGTTCGTCAGGAAAACATTACGCTTGTCGTAAAACCAATAAAAAACGCTGACCAATAG
- a CDS encoding SPFH domain-containing protein, translating into MNLSPTSIIWSLIILGTLSLVVITLFKTARVVPQKSAFIVERLGKYRKTLEAGFHILWPFFDSVEYKHTLKEQAIDVPPQACITKDNIAVEVDGILYLQVVDPVKASYGINNYQFASTQLAQTTMRSVIGKLDLDKTFEERDSINNAIVDAVDKASDPWGVKVTRYEVKNILPPKSIKDAMEKQMRAEREKRAMIAESEGEKQAKINRAQGDKQELIERSEGEKQKRINEADGKAQEILRIAAATARGLREIADAINQEGGMNAVNLRIAEGYLQEFGKLAKENNTMIVPTDLSDVSGVLAAIGSVLKDTKTIGQ; encoded by the coding sequence ATGAACTTAAGTCCTACGAGCATTATTTGGTCCCTCATAATACTGGGGACGCTGAGTTTGGTGGTTATTACTCTTTTTAAAACCGCTCGAGTCGTTCCTCAAAAGTCGGCGTTCATCGTGGAACGGCTGGGAAAATATAGAAAAACCCTGGAGGCGGGCTTTCACATTTTGTGGCCGTTTTTTGACTCCGTGGAATACAAGCACACTTTAAAAGAACAAGCCATCGACGTGCCGCCCCAGGCCTGCATCACCAAGGACAACATCGCCGTGGAAGTGGACGGGATTTTGTACCTTCAGGTGGTGGACCCGGTCAAGGCTTCCTACGGCATTAACAATTACCAATTTGCGTCCACCCAGTTGGCCCAGACCACCATGCGCAGCGTCATCGGCAAGCTGGATTTGGACAAAACCTTTGAAGAGCGCGACTCCATCAACAACGCCATCGTGGACGCCGTGGACAAGGCTTCGGACCCCTGGGGCGTAAAAGTCACCCGGTACGAGGTCAAAAACATCCTGCCGCCCAAAAGCATCAAGGACGCCATGGAAAAACAAATGCGCGCCGAGCGGGAAAAGCGCGCCATGATCGCCGAGTCCGAAGGCGAAAAGCAGGCCAAGATCAACCGGGCCCAGGGCGATAAGCAGGAGTTGATTGAGCGGTCCGAGGGCGAAAAGCAAAAGCGAATCAACGAAGCGGACGGTAAGGCCCAGGAAATTTTGCGCATCGCCGCGGCTACTGCCCGGGGGCTTCGGGAAATCGCCGACGCCATCAACCAGGAAGGCGGCATGAACGCCGTGAACCTGCGCATTGCGGAAGGCTATCTTCAGGAATTCGGCAAACTCGCCAAGGAAAACAATACCATGATCGTCCCCACGGACCTGTCCGACGTGTCGGGCGTGTTGGCGGCCATTGGCTCCGTTTTAAAAGACACCAAGACAATAGGCCAATAA
- a CDS encoding EFR1 family ferrodoxin (N-terminal region resembles flavodoxins. C-terminal ferrodoxin region binds two 4Fe-4S clusters.) gives MTQEKQRTALVIYHSNTGNTATLAKEAAATLEDMGWAVNQTPLEKAPRIFPGGNPDLLLMGTPIHFWQVPVPAMEMIRNLPNFPGAGAFVFLTYGTVFDGNAPHQLAVEVEKKGAKVLGGASVLSPHNFKMTPDQRLGDLYDDFGKGQPDARVLADFRAAVRSVAAKVESGVQDFDIKDLRSPKPVITFLDGLMPVSMQKKALPKVTWVEESCKDCGMCVENCTTGSISSVNGKITTNHDTCYRCYQCLWTCKSNARTVNLSAMAGVLRGLKKAVKNPGTRIMV, from the coding sequence ATGACACAGGAGAAGCAACGTACGGCCTTGGTAATTTATCATTCCAACACGGGCAACACCGCCACCCTGGCGAAAGAGGCGGCCGCAACGTTGGAGGACATGGGCTGGGCCGTCAATCAGACGCCATTGGAAAAAGCCCCCAGGATTTTTCCCGGCGGAAACCCGGACCTGCTTTTGATGGGTACGCCCATTCATTTTTGGCAAGTTCCGGTTCCGGCCATGGAAATGATTCGGAATCTGCCTAATTTTCCGGGCGCCGGGGCCTTTGTTTTTTTAACCTACGGCACGGTTTTCGATGGAAACGCTCCGCACCAATTGGCCGTGGAAGTGGAGAAAAAGGGCGCAAAGGTGCTTGGCGGCGCCTCTGTGCTTTCGCCCCACAATTTTAAGATGACTCCGGACCAACGGCTTGGCGACCTTTATGACGACTTTGGCAAAGGCCAGCCCGACGCCCGGGTTCTGGCGGATTTTCGGGCCGCCGTGCGCTCCGTAGCCGCCAAGGTGGAAAGCGGCGTTCAGGACTTTGATATTAAAGACTTGCGCTCCCCCAAGCCTGTGATTACATTTCTGGACGGCCTGATGCCGGTGTCCATGCAGAAAAAAGCCCTGCCCAAGGTGACGTGGGTGGAGGAATCCTGCAAAGATTGCGGCATGTGCGTCGAAAATTGCACGACGGGAAGCATCAGTTCGGTAAATGGCAAGATCACGACCAATCACGATACGTGCTATCGGTGCTATCAGTGCTTGTGGACGTGCAAGTCCAATGCCCGGACCGTAAACTTGTCTGCCATGGCCGGCGTGTTAAGAGGCTTAAAAAAAGCGGTTAAGAATCCGGGGACCCGGATTATGGTCTAA